The Methanobacteriaceae archaeon genome has a window encoding:
- a CDS encoding pyridoxal phosphate-dependent aminotransferase, translated as MINPASRLNSIELSLIRKMFEVTNPNAINLGIGEPDFNVPENIKEAMKRSIDENDTHYTPNKGYLDLREEITKKFKKENGITTTPEDVIVTVGASEGLYMCTQAFVDKGDEVLLPNPSFLSYEACVNLAGGTPVSVDCKMENEFKLKAEDVQEKITNKTKAIILNSPSNPTGAVMDKEDIKAIADLSIDKNFLIISDEIYEKIIYGKKNYSPAKYSDNVITLNGFSKTYAMTGLRIGYLATTNEDYTEQLLKIHQYNIACANTTAQRGAYEALTGPQDEVKKMVCEFQKRRDLIVSRLNDMGYETVNAEGAFYVFPKIEDENFVQDAAKAGVITVPGVAFGSNGENHVRMSYANSYENIEKAMDILEEMINNG; from the coding sequence TAAACTTAGGAATTGGAGAACCTGATTTTAATGTTCCTGAAAACATTAAAGAAGCAATGAAAAGATCAATTGATGAAAATGATACTCATTACACTCCAAATAAAGGATATTTAGATTTAAGAGAAGAAATAACTAAAAAATTCAAAAAAGAAAATGGAATAACTACCACACCTGAAGATGTTATCGTTACCGTTGGTGCCAGTGAAGGATTATACATGTGTACACAGGCATTCGTTGACAAAGGTGATGAAGTATTACTTCCAAATCCTAGTTTTCTTTCTTATGAAGCTTGTGTCAATTTAGCAGGCGGAACACCAGTATCTGTTGATTGTAAAATGGAAAATGAATTTAAATTAAAAGCTGAAGATGTTCAGGAAAAAATAACTAATAAAACAAAAGCAATTATTTTAAATTCCCCATCAAACCCTACTGGTGCAGTAATGGACAAAGAAGACATAAAAGCTATTGCAGATTTATCCATAGATAAAAATTTCTTAATAATTTCCGATGAGATTTATGAAAAAATCATTTATGGTAAAAAGAACTATTCTCCAGCAAAATATAGTGATAATGTAATTACATTAAACGGATTTTCAAAAACATATGCTATGACTGGACTTAGAATAGGATATTTAGCTACTACAAATGAAGATTATACCGAACAATTGCTTAAAATCCATCAATACAACATCGCATGTGCTAATACAACTGCACAAAGAGGAGCATACGAAGCATTAACAGGACCTCAAGACGAAGTTAAAAAAATGGTTTGTGAATTCCAAAAAAGACGTGACTTAATTGTTAGCCGTTTAAATGATATGGGATATGAAACTGTAAATGCTGAAGGAGCATTCTATGTGTTCCCAAAAATTGAGGATGAAAACTTTGTCCAGGATGCTGCTAAAGCAGGAGTTATAACTGTTCCAGGAGTTGCATTTGGATCAAATGGTGAAAACCACGTTCGTATGTCTTATGCGAATTCCTATGAAAACATTGAAAAAGCAATGGACATTTTAGAAGAGATGATAAATAATGGATGA
- a CDS encoding metallophosphoesterase: MTKILAISDVHGEENPKLYDYLENNDIDLVLILGDITDFGPLDFVETFINKLYEYDVDVIAIPGNCDPNGICNAINDVAFCLHNNIVAYGDAILFGYGGSNPTPFDTPGETDDDHIYSSVYDLLANYDYVYNNQVPKVRILATHAPPFNTEADRVSNGEHVGSQGILKSIHEFEPEINLCGHIHEAKSLSKIGFTTDVANPGMLKDNGAVLVDIKDGSNYDISIISLDE, translated from the coding sequence ATGACAAAAATTTTAGCAATTAGTGATGTTCACGGTGAAGAAAATCCAAAGTTATATGATTATTTGGAAAATAATGATATTGATTTAGTTTTAATCCTTGGTGATATTACTGACTTTGGACCTTTAGATTTTGTTGAAACTTTCATTAATAAATTATATGAATATGATGTAGATGTAATTGCTATTCCAGGTAATTGTGATCCAAATGGAATTTGTAATGCAATTAACGATGTTGCATTCTGTCTTCACAATAATATTGTTGCATATGGTGATGCAATCTTATTCGGTTATGGTGGATCTAACCCAACTCCATTTGACACTCCTGGTGAAACCGATGATGATCATATCTACAGTTCTGTATATGATTTATTAGCAAATTACGATTATGTATACAATAATCAAGTTCCTAAAGTCAGAATCTTAGCTACTCATGCTCCACCATTTAACACTGAAGCTGACAGAGTTTCTAATGGTGAACATGTAGGAAGTCAAGGAATTTTAAAATCTATTCATGAATTTGAACCTGAAATCAATCTTTGTGGACATATTCATGAAGCTAAATCTCTTAGTAAAATTGGATTTACAACTGATGTTGCAAATCCTGGAATGCTTAAAGATAATGGTGCTGTCTTAGTAGATATTAAAGATGGTTCCAATTACGACATAAGCATTATCTCTTTAGATGAATAA
- a CDS encoding DUF749 domain-containing protein yields the protein MFVATLDGIFKYSDLPEEYEPYVQFKATIDKRELKPSDEMAILNIAGTSTHHVLFLDSYSSVAEIEAELKEADAEINHTTLKIIGGHL from the coding sequence ATGTTTGTAGCAACTTTAGATGGAATATTTAAATATTCAGACCTTCCAGAAGAATACGAACCTTATGTTCAATTTAAAGCAACTATTGATAAAAGAGAACTTAAACCTAGTGATGAAATGGCTATTTTAAACATTGCTGGTACTTCTACTCATCATGTTTTATTCTTAGATTCTTATTCCAGTGTAGCTGAAATTGAAGCTGAGTTAAAAGAAGCAGATGCAGAAATTAATCACACCACTTTAAAAATTATAGGTGGCCATTTATGA
- a CDS encoding 2-phosphoglycerate kinase, whose product MIKVNTIVDGKEYVEPFSKGIMAKSLNVPYIGSKMAYELASEIEEELIRNNVSMVSRDELSNMVLDHLTSVDPKIAEKYKNLSIIRNSKKPLIILIGGASGVGTSSMALELANRLRLKNIISTDMIREVMRKCVSKELSPIIHKSSYNAYETIESHSIDDDLITGGFIAHVNAVKVGIEAIIERSIKEGISTIIEGVHIVPGFINKELIDNNNIVMLILTVEDEELHKQHFYSRCSQPWVKRSIETYMDNFDSIRTTQDFLVEQAKIHDSYIIDNVEINETIDFMVNDILEFVGVNDVK is encoded by the coding sequence ATGATTAAGGTTAACACTATTGTTGATGGTAAGGAATATGTGGAACCATTCTCGAAAGGGATTATGGCTAAATCGCTTAATGTTCCATATATTGGGTCTAAAATGGCTTACGAATTGGCTAGTGAAATTGAAGAGGAATTAATCAGAAATAATGTTTCTATGGTTTCTCGTGATGAGTTATCCAATATGGTTTTGGACCATTTAACATCCGTTGATCCAAAAATTGCAGAAAAATATAAAAATTTAAGCATTATAAGAAATTCTAAAAAACCGCTGATTATATTGATTGGTGGTGCTTCTGGTGTTGGTACATCTTCAATGGCACTGGAATTGGCTAATAGGCTTAGATTGAAAAATATTATAAGTACTGATATGATTCGTGAAGTCATGCGTAAGTGTGTGTCTAAAGAATTAAGTCCAATTATTCATAAATCTAGTTATAATGCTTATGAGACTATAGAATCACACTCTATTGATGATGATTTGATTACTGGAGGTTTCATTGCTCATGTTAATGCCGTTAAGGTTGGAATTGAAGCAATAATTGAGAGATCCATAAAGGAAGGGATAAGTACTATTATTGAAGGGGTCCATATTGTTCCTGGATTTATCAATAAAGAGTTGATAGATAACAATAATATTGTTATGTTAATATTGACAGTTGAGGATGAAGAGTTACATAAGCAACATTTTTATTCAAGATGTAGTCAACCTTGGGTAAAAAGGTCTATTGAAACGTATATGGATAACTTTGATTCAATAAGAACAACTCAGGACTTTCTAGTTGAACAAGCAAAGATTCATGATTCTTATATAATTGACAATGTTGAAATTAATGAAACAATTGATTTCATGGTTAATGATATCTTAGAATTTGTAGGTGTTAATGATGTTAAGTAA
- the hdrB gene encoding CoB--CoM heterodisulfide reductase subunit B, whose translation MEIAYFLGCIMNNRYPGVEKATRKLFEALDIELKDMEGASCCPAPGVFGSFDEETWATVAARNLTIAEDMGADIMTECNGCFGSLFECNHMLHEDEAKKAKINENLAEIGREFKGTVNVKHFAQILRDDVGFEKLASLIEKPLDLNVAVHYGCHFLKPTATIGIEDQAENPSILDDLVEITGAKSVDYKDKMMCCGAGGGLRARDKDVTTSYTKEKLDHMTAAGVDAIVNVCPFCHMQFDVGQVEVNEKYGTDFALPVFHLAQLYGLAMGLSAEELTFDAQQIDATPAIKKALGE comes from the coding sequence TATGAACAACCGTTATCCTGGTGTTGAAAAAGCTACCAGAAAATTATTTGAAGCATTAGATATTGAATTAAAAGACATGGAAGGAGCTTCTTGTTGTCCTGCTCCTGGTGTATTCGGTTCTTTTGATGAAGAAACTTGGGCTACTGTCGCTGCTCGTAACTTAACTATTGCTGAAGATATGGGTGCAGACATTATGACCGAATGTAACGGATGTTTCGGTTCATTATTCGAATGTAACCACATGTTACACGAAGACGAAGCTAAAAAAGCTAAAATCAACGAAAACTTAGCTGAAATTGGTAGAGAATTCAAAGGTACTGTAAACGTAAAACACTTCGCTCAAATTTTAAGAGACGACGTTGGATTCGAAAAATTAGCTTCCCTCATCGAAAAACCTTTAGACTTAAATGTTGCTGTTCACTACGGTTGCCACTTCTTAAAACCTACCGCAACTATCGGTATCGAAGATCAAGCTGAAAACCCATCTATCTTAGATGACCTTGTAGAAATTACTGGTGCTAAATCTGTAGACTACAAAGACAAAATGATGTGCTGTGGTGCAGGTGGAGGTTTAAGAGCTAGAGATAAAGATGTAACTACCAGTTACACCAAAGAAAAACTCGACCACATGACTGCTGCTGGTGTAGATGCAATTGTTAACGTATGTCCTTTCTGTCACATGCAATTTGACGTAGGTCAAGTTGAAGTAAACGAAAAATACGGAACTGACTTTGCACTTCCTGTATTCCACTTAGCTCAATTATACGGATTAGCTATGGGATTATCTGCAGAAGAATTAACCTTCGATGCTCAACAAATTGATGCAACTCCTGCTATCAAAAAAGCATTAGGTGAATAG
- a CDS encoding DUF2096 domain-containing protein has translation MSLPSEQNWLVLQHLIIDLTKKGYEIPSGINPEMGLIRSSISSYKRDPSHPDLINGLAKAEMALNNIQGNLLTIAEQEGEEYVDSWLDLLKQAMQGKEVFEFAKSRSKFLVNTPPGLTTGRINLKVPLAEERVQEIAEWNGLIIEFDDDVTVQLHGDQDDLKLGLKEMGSFFLEDR, from the coding sequence ATGAGTTTACCTTCTGAACAAAATTGGTTAGTTCTTCAACATCTTATTATAGACTTAACAAAAAAAGGATATGAGATACCTAGTGGAATTAACCCAGAGATGGGATTAATCAGATCTTCAATCAGTTCATATAAAAGAGATCCTTCCCATCCAGATTTGATTAATGGTTTAGCTAAAGCTGAAATGGCTTTAAACAATATTCAAGGAAATCTCCTTACTATTGCAGAACAAGAAGGAGAAGAATATGTTGATTCATGGCTTGATTTATTAAAACAGGCTATGCAAGGTAAAGAAGTATTTGAATTTGCTAAATCCAGATCAAAGTTCTTAGTTAATACTCCTCCAGGTTTAACTACTGGTAGGATTAATCTTAAAGTTCCATTAGCTGAAGAAAGAGTTCAGGAAATTGCAGAATGGAATGGTTTAATCATCGAATTTGATGATGATGTTACTGTTCAATTGCATGGAGATCAAGACGATCTTAAATTAGGTTTAAAAGAAATGGGATCTTTCTTTTTAGAAGATAGGTGA
- a CDS encoding cation diffusion facilitator family transporter, with protein sequence MDDFREKGGKKAARIGIIANTFLTILNISVGLMSGSYALISKGGHTLSDIATTIIAYIGFKIGQKPADPEHPFGYGRAEAICGLVIMLFLTMVAYEVMSGAVIKLVNHSTITTPDIYAAGMAFFGIFINYVISKYIIKIGKDINSPAIIADGQHQKTDIFSSVAILIGIIVSNLGFPILDPIIGLVIGFFIIRTAFKLGKENIDHIMGKVPSEEFIDEIRDIANNSSKYADNAHNIKVDYLGSYAIVALHVEVDGNMTVDESHKIVHIIQDNITDKIDNVKYVNVHACPKGLEYNHDQEVDL encoded by the coding sequence ATGGATGATTTTAGAGAAAAAGGTGGTAAAAAAGCAGCAAGAATAGGAATTATTGCTAATACATTTTTAACTATCTTAAACATTAGTGTAGGATTAATGTCTGGAAGTTATGCATTAATTTCCAAAGGAGGACACACATTATCCGATATTGCAACAACAATTATTGCATATATTGGATTTAAGATTGGGCAAAAACCTGCAGACCCAGAACATCCCTTTGGATACGGTCGTGCTGAAGCAATATGTGGATTAGTAATCATGTTATTTTTAACAATGGTTGCATATGAAGTAATGAGTGGAGCAGTAATAAAATTAGTAAATCACTCTACAATTACAACACCAGATATTTACGCAGCAGGAATGGCATTTTTCGGAATATTTATCAATTATGTAATCAGTAAATACATTATTAAAATTGGAAAAGACATTAACAGTCCAGCAATTATTGCAGACGGACAACACCAAAAAACTGATATTTTCTCATCAGTTGCAATCTTAATTGGAATTATTGTATCAAACTTAGGTTTCCCTATTTTAGACCCAATTATTGGATTAGTTATTGGATTTTTCATTATAAGAACTGCATTCAAGTTAGGTAAAGAAAACATTGACCACATTATGGGAAAAGTACCTTCTGAAGAATTCATTGATGAAATCAGAGATATAGCAAATAACAGTAGTAAATATGCAGATAATGCTCATAATATTAAAGTAGACTATTTAGGATCTTATGCTATTGTAGCATTGCATGTTGAAGTTGATGGTAATATGACTGTTGATGAATCACATAAAATTGTTCATATTATCCAAGATAACATTACAGATAAAATAGATAATGTAAAATACGTTAATGTTCATGCATGTCCTAAAGGATTAGAATATAATCATGACCAAGAAGTAGATTTATAA
- a CDS encoding CBS domain-containing protein produces MMLSKKVKEIMTSDVVTTTSDVDVVFAFEKLMENKISSLPVVEDDKLIGIITATDVGHNLILDKYELGTNVEKIMITPVITISPENTLEDAIKVMKDNVSSGILNQLPVVEDGKLVGIISDGDIIQELF; encoded by the coding sequence ATGATGTTAAGTAAAAAGGTTAAGGAAATTATGACATCTGATGTTGTTACTACTACTTCAGATGTTGATGTCGTATTTGCATTTGAAAAATTAATGGAAAATAAAATTAGTTCTCTTCCTGTTGTCGAAGATGATAAATTAATTGGAATTATCACTGCAACAGATGTTGGTCATAATTTAATTTTAGACAAATATGAATTAGGTACTAACGTTGAAAAAATCATGATAACTCCTGTAATTACCATTTCTCCTGAAAACACTCTTGAAGATGCAATTAAAGTAATGAAAGACAATGTTTCTTCAGGAATTTTAAATCAACTTCCTGTTGTTGAAGATGGAAAATTAGTTGGTATTATCTCTGATGGGGATATTATTCAAGAGTTATTCTAA